In Octopus bimaculoides isolate UCB-OBI-ISO-001 chromosome 26, ASM119413v2, whole genome shotgun sequence, the following are encoded in one genomic region:
- the LOC106872367 gene encoding uncharacterized protein LOC106872367 gives MLDLAPQKNKKRSRCFRFCSLLDEDATKPNYKVIFLIFLSLFSSAITLTFIFPFLPEMVRTFGFDEQDKGYYVGIIASSVFAGRALGSYFWGWLSDKKGRKIVLLLTVLGNGVFSLIFGFTSNLPMAIITRFLTGVTNGTVGTAKTILYEISDDTNQALAMSILSLSWGVGLFLGPAFGGFLASPAKKYPNYFDPNGFFGQFPYMLPGAVAFVIAFFVFVVVFLKMPETKSTLLNNSLIIQSENTETEEKKNSDKNPKGSAKNLGRTSSQLLEIEGHHVEAVTGAFLARIQEENSLDQQFGSKSCISLPEELIYGSRDFDTQSAKLSPSRSSHSIVPSRNVSHTNLQLLKNESFSLLPSDIHSKLETGSFTLEIKDISQPNRPQIVVNPPEPKVTDKLMTENNNSNEEPPTKRTNSLCHKLKQSTLITLLSMTDVRMSVALYTIFSFGVIGFEDTFTIWASTEPRLDGLGFSTDQLGVITGIVAVPIMFLQVFIFAPMARRYGILKAFLANVSILFLTVTLCPITHLLYNKPVQLWVSLLILLIPQRICTSCCFSATSLLINNSVTPDIAGSVNGIAMTSTALARTQLPSVEEWDVHQKTSEMFITV, from the exons ATGCTAGACCTGGCACCacagaagaacaaaaaaagaagtcGGTGTTTCAGGTTTTGCAGTCTACTTGACGAAGATGCTACCAAACCAAACTACAAGGTTATCTTTCTCATCTTCCTTTCATTG ttcTCCAGTGCCATAACGCTgacttttatttttccattcctTCCCGAAATGGTGCGg acATTCGGCTTTGATGAGCAAGACAAAGGTTATTACGTTGGCATCATAGCATCTTCAGTGTTTGCAGGTCGAGCATTGGGAAG CTACTTCTGGGGTTGGCTCTCTGACAAAAAGGGCCGAAAGATTGTCCTGTTGCTGACCGTTTTGGGAAACGgtgttttttctttgatatttggTTTCACCAGTAATTTACCAATGGCCATCATCACCAGGTTCCTGACTGGAGTTACAAATG GAACTGTTGGAACAGCTAAAACCATTCTTTATGAAATATCCGATGACACAAACCAGGCTCTAGCAATGTCAATATTATCGCTGTCATGGGGTGTTGGTCTATTTTTGGGTCCTGCATTTGGAG GTTTTCTTGCATCTCCTGCCAAAAAATACCCAAACTACTTTGATCCAAACGGATTTTTCGGCCAGTTCCCTTACATGTTGCCTGGTGCTGTGgcttttgttattgctttttttgtctttgttgttgtcttCTTGAAAATGCCAGAAACAAAATCAACCCTTTTAAA TAACTCATTAATTATTCAATCAGAGAATAccgaaacagaagaaaaaaagaattcagACAAAAATCCCAAAGGTTCTGCCAAGAATCTTGGCCGTACATCTTCTCAGTTGCTTGAAATTGAGGGTCATCATGTCGAAGCAGTGACTGGTGCCTTCCTGGCCCGAATCCAAGAAGAAAATTCTCTCGACCAACAGTTTGGTTCTAAAAGTTGCATAAGTCTTCCAGAGGAGTTGATATATGGTTCCAGGGACTTCGATACTCAGAGCGCCAAACTGAGCCCATCTCGATCATCCCACTCAATTGTTCCGTCCAGAAATGTCAGTCATACAAATCTGCAACTTCTAAAGAATGAGTCATTTTCATTGCTACCCAGTGATATCCATTCAAAACTCGAAACGGGGTCATTCACTCTCGAAATCAAAGACATATCCCAACCGAATCGTCCCCAGATCGTTGTCAATCCTCCAGAACCAAAGGTGACAGATAAATTAATGactgaaaataataacagtaatgaagaGCCTCCTACAAAACGCACAAATTCTCTCTGTCATAAGCTGAAGCAAAGCACTTTGATAACTCTTCTCAG CATGACAGATGTCCGCATGTCTGTTGCACTGTACACCATTTTCTCGTTCGGAGTCATTGGATTTGAAGATACGTTCACAATATGGGCATCAACGGAACCACGGTTAG ATGGCCTTGGGTTCTCCACTGACCAGCTTGGTGTCATCACTGGAATTGTAGCCGTCCCCATAATGTTTCTACAAGTCTTCATCTTTGCTCCTATGGCTCGCAGATATGGAATTCTTAag GCATTTCTGGCCAATGTATCGATCCTCTTCCTCACGGTCACATTATGTCCCATTACTCATCTTCTCTACAATAa ACCCGTCCAACTCTGGGTTTCATTACTGATATTGTTAATCCCCCAACGTATCTGTACCAGTTGCTGTTTCTCTGCCACTTCATTGCTCATCAACAATTCTGTGACCCCTGATATTGCTGGGTCAGTGAATGGGATCGCCATGACCTCTACGGCTCTTGCCAG